In uncultured Methanobrevibacter sp., the following are encoded in one genomic region:
- a CDS encoding endoglucanase, with protein sequence MDKANIIISIIVVLCIAAAVTAYGITNSDNPIFSDLSSMGANDNTGNGLGNNTTLNNTGSSVATTDGSSSSTGSESGSSDSYSSGSSSSGSSSGSSSSSSSGSSSSSDSGSDSGSSSNTQMSYSTAKSIANDAVLEDRCYAGSGYYSNGYWIFTIYDADGNAVDSIGVNDATGGTERV encoded by the coding sequence ATGGATAAAGCAAATATAATCATTTCAATAATTGTTGTATTATGTATCGCTGCAGCAGTAACTGCATACGGTATTACTAATAGTGACAATCCGATATTTTCAGATTTATCTAGTATGGGCGCAAATGATAATACTGGAAACGGACTCGGTAACAATACTACCCTGAATAATACAGGTTCATCTGTAGCAACTACCGACGGAAGTTCCAGTTCTACCGGATCCGAATCAGGCAGTTCAGACAGTTATTCATCAGGTAGTTCCTCATCCGGCAGTTCATCAGGAAGCTCATCCTCAAGTAGCAGTGGAAGTTCATCTTCAAGCGACAGTGGCAGTGACAGTGGAAGTTCAAGTAACACACAAATGTCTTATTCAACTGCAAAATCAATCGCAAATGATGCTGTTTTAGAAGACAGATGTTATGCTGGAAGCGGTTATTATTCCAACGGATATTGGATATTTACAATATACGATGCTGACGGTAATGCTGTTGACTCCATAGGAGTTAATGATGCTACTGGAGGTACTGAAAGAGTTTAA
- the frhD gene encoding coenzyme F420-reducing hydrogenase, FrhD protein, with amino-acid sequence MPYDSEIIVIGCGNILFKDDGFGPVVINLLQKYCNDQNDYYDPAVTSYVEDEFDKDIMNQIKEKFEGITLPDSIQFIDGGTAAPTNFFPLYEEYDWKKLIVIDVVEFDAEPGTVDVFDPNIMKIGKYDNPHGMTVEEPLQKISEKCEVVVVGCKPESIPTPDVDMGLTESVEKAIPKTIDLILKEIGVK; translated from the coding sequence ATGCCTTATGATTCGGAGATAATCGTTATTGGATGCGGAAATATCTTATTTAAGGATGATGGATTTGGTCCGGTAGTCATTAATCTGTTGCAGAAATACTGCAATGACCAGAATGATTATTATGACCCTGCTGTCACATCATATGTTGAGGATGAATTTGATAAAGACATAATGAATCAAATCAAAGAGAAATTTGAAGGTATAACATTGCCTGACAGCATACAGTTCATTGACGGCGGAACTGCAGCTCCAACAAATTTTTTCCCGCTTTATGAAGAGTACGACTGGAAAAAACTGATAGTTATTGATGTTGTTGAATTTGATGCGGAACCTGGAACTGTCGATGTATTTGATCCAAATATAATGAAAATAGGAAAATATGATAATCCTCACGGAATGACTGTTGAAGAGCCTCTTCAGAAAATTTCAGAGAAATGTGAAGTGGTTGTCGTAGGTTGTAAACCTGAGTCAATTCCAACTCCGGATGTGGATATGGGTTTAACAGAATCCGTAGAAAAGGCTATTCCTAAGACTATTGATCTTATTTTAAAAGAAATCGGGGTAAAATAA
- a CDS encoding TIGR00375 family protein, which yields MLVNADFHIHSCFSMASSKDMVIRNMAPKSKLKGLQLLGTGDAFHPKWLDIIEESTDYLGDGIYSFDGMDFVLTTEVEAKHRIHHVIIIPDMDIARELSSKLPSSNKSSDGRPKTRLGGAELLELAHDHDCLIGPAHAFTPWTGMYKSYDSIYDCYDAKPDFVELGLSADTDMADTIRELKDFVFLSNSDAHSPWPHRLGREFNQIELEDISYSSIKKAFKHRDVKANYGLVPNLGKYHMTACTKCHKLIDPEVARENKMKCSCGGTIKKGVDYRISEIADSTDPVHPEFRPDYVHLMPLAEIISAVYGKGVTTKYVQGIWQKLIDNFKTEIDVLINVSLDDIKRVDHEVSHAIESFRNNTIDVVPGGGGQYGHILFKKEIKKPKVVTLDNF from the coding sequence ATGTTGGTCAATGCTGATTTTCACATTCACAGTTGCTTTTCAATGGCATCATCAAAGGACATGGTTATTAGGAATATGGCTCCAAAATCCAAACTGAAGGGTTTGCAGCTTCTAGGAACAGGTGATGCGTTTCATCCCAAATGGCTGGATATCATTGAGGAGAGCACTGATTATCTGGGTGATGGAATTTACAGTTTTGACGGTATGGATTTTGTTTTGACAACTGAAGTTGAGGCCAAACACAGGATTCATCATGTAATCATAATTCCCGACATGGACATTGCGCGTGAGCTTTCATCAAAATTGCCGTCAAGTAACAAATCCAGTGACGGCAGGCCAAAAACCCGTCTTGGAGGCGCTGAGCTATTGGAGCTTGCACATGACCATGACTGTCTCATCGGTCCGGCTCATGCATTCACACCATGGACCGGAATGTACAAGTCATATGACAGCATATATGACTGTTATGATGCTAAACCTGACTTTGTTGAATTGGGTCTGTCGGCTGATACGGATATGGCGGATACGATTCGTGAACTTAAGGATTTTGTATTTCTTTCAAACTCCGATGCACATTCCCCATGGCCACACAGACTGGGTCGTGAATTTAATCAAATTGAGCTTGAAGATATTTCATATTCCTCAATCAAGAAGGCATTTAAACATAGGGATGTCAAGGCAAATTATGGTCTCGTGCCGAATCTGGGAAAGTATCACATGACCGCATGTACCAAATGCCACAAACTGATTGACCCTGAGGTTGCCCGCGAAAACAAAATGAAATGTTCCTGTGGAGGGACAATAAAAAAAGGTGTTGATTATAGAATTTCCGAAATTGCGGATTCTACTGATCCTGTCCATCCTGAATTCAGACCGGATTACGTTCATCTGATGCCTTTGGCCGAAATAATTTCCGCTGTTTACGGCAAGGGAGTCACTACAAAATATGTGCAGGGAATATGGCAGAAACTGATAGACAATTTCAAAACTGAAATTGATGTTTTGATTAATGTTTCATTGGATGATATTAAAAGGGTTGATCATGAGGTTTCACATGCCATCGAATCATTTAGAAACAATACGATTGATGTTGTTCCTGGTGGTGGAGGACAATACGGTCATATATTGTTTAAAAAAGAAATAAAAAAGCCTAAAGTGGTAACTTTAGACAATTTCTAA
- a CDS encoding DUF2112 family protein, with amino-acid sequence MNVLVVPDASMIVIPLIEKNGHTYLSPSNFSRYDNMDICEGNLNFENLITRYSSSELPSGVRSRLFLFSKVIDKADAAIIIGKRPKGHKRMYDALNDLILFGGNSCNNARSLMVKIVDDMEIPTLKLAYPTTQKEIIDLISKTNDFLRNFKSSSQLDVDLRKKRYAYPFHDFKKILNNTIF; translated from the coding sequence ATGAATGTTTTAGTTGTTCCCGACGCTTCGATGATTGTCATTCCATTGATTGAAAAGAATGGCCATACCTATTTGTCTCCAAGCAATTTTTCACGATATGACAATATGGACATTTGCGAGGGGAATCTGAATTTTGAAAATCTTATTACCAGATACTCTTCAAGTGAACTGCCCTCCGGTGTAAGGTCACGATTATTCTTATTTTCAAAAGTCATTGACAAGGCTGATGCTGCAATAATTATCGGTAAACGTCCTAAAGGTCATAAAAGGATGTATGATGCACTGAACGATTTGATTCTATTTGGAGGCAATTCCTGCAACAATGCACGAAGTCTGATGGTCAAGATTGTTGACGATATGGAAATTCCCACCTTAAAGCTTGCATATCCGACAACACAAAAAGAAATCATTGATTTGATTAGCAAAACAAACGATTTTTTAAGGAATTTCAAATCTTCATCACAACTGGATGTCGATTTAAGGAAAAAGAGATACGCATATCCTTTTCATGATTTCAAAAAAATTTTAAATAATACTATCTTCTAA
- the frhA gene encoding coenzyme F420 hydrogenase subunit alpha, whose amino-acid sequence MKDRVVISPTTRQEGHAELVMEVDDEGIVTKGMYFSITPVRGLEKMVLSKAPETAPVLCQRICGVCPIPHTLASAEAIDQALGIEIPKAARLLREATLAAHNINSAAIHHFLVAPDFVPEDLFATAVDSVSNVRKNVQYVVDMIAGEGIHPSDVRVGGMARNITPFTKERLIERMTALKSDLEAHVELIKNCVAESAEKMGIPKDLGVVNQPLLAVHPTYGVNEFDMDAFSEVLPEAWYDDPEVGKRGCSVIPLINGTNVETGPRARMEKFQGFKDKGVIAQHVARADEMLKNYDACLEALDAIDPAASARADYDPRGTGELGFGIIEGPRGTNAHMAKVEDGKTKFYSAIVPTTWNIPTMGPATEGFHHEFGPHVIRAYDPCLSCATHVMVVDDEDKSILKNEMVRI is encoded by the coding sequence TTGAAAGATAGAGTAGTTATATCCCCTACAACTCGTCAAGAGGGCCATGCCGAACTCGTCATGGAAGTCGACGACGAAGGGATTGTTACAAAAGGTATGTATTTTAGTATAACTCCTGTAAGGGGTTTAGAAAAGATGGTTCTTAGCAAAGCACCTGAAACCGCTCCAGTTTTATGTCAAAGAATCTGTGGAGTATGTCCTATTCCACACACTTTAGCATCAGCTGAAGCTATCGATCAAGCATTAGGTATTGAAATTCCTAAAGCAGCTAGATTGTTAAGAGAAGCTACCTTAGCAGCACACAACATTAACAGTGCAGCTATTCACCACTTCTTAGTAGCACCGGACTTCGTTCCTGAAGACTTATTCGCTACTGCTGTAGACAGCGTAAGTAACGTAAGAAAAAATGTACAATACGTTGTAGACATGATTGCTGGTGAAGGTATCCACCCATCTGATGTAAGAGTTGGAGGAATGGCAAGAAACATTACTCCATTTACAAAAGAAAGATTAATAGAAAGAATGACCGCACTTAAATCCGACCTTGAAGCACACGTTGAATTAATCAAAAACTGTGTTGCTGAAAGTGCAGAAAAAATGGGTATTCCAAAAGATTTAGGTGTAGTTAACCAACCATTACTCGCTGTACACCCAACTTATGGTGTAAATGAGTTTGATATGGATGCATTTTCTGAAGTTTTACCTGAAGCTTGGTATGACGACCCTGAAGTAGGTAAAAGAGGATGTTCTGTAATTCCATTAATCAACGGAACCAATGTTGAAACAGGTCCTAGAGCAAGAATGGAAAAATTCCAAGGATTCAAAGACAAAGGTGTAATCGCTCAACACGTTGCACGTGCTGACGAAATGTTGAAAAACTACGACGCATGTTTAGAAGCATTAGATGCAATTGATCCTGCAGCATCTGCAAGAGCAGACTACGATCCTAGAGGTACTGGCGAACTTGGATTCGGTATCATCGAAGGTCCTAGAGGAACCAACGCTCACATGGCAAAAGTTGAAGATGGAAAAACCAAATTCTACTCTGCAATTGTACCTACCACTTGGAACATTCCAACTATGGGTCCAGCTACAGAAGGATTCCATCATGAATTTGGTCCACACGTTATCAGAGCATACGACCCATGTTTATCCTGTGCTACTCACGTGATGGTAGTTGACGATGAAGACAAATCCATTCTCAAAAACGAAATGGTGAGAATCTAA